One window of the Pseudomonas knackmussii B13 genome contains the following:
- a CDS encoding Tex family protein produces the protein MDSINTRIAEELSALPSGRVQPQQVAAAVALLDEGSTVPFIARYRKEVTGSLDDTQLRMLEERLRYLRELEERRGAILASIEEQGKLTPELTREIKLADTKTRLEDLYLPYKQKRRTKGQIALEAGLGELADALFNDPTLTPEAEAARFVDAEKGFADTKAVLEGAKYILMERFAEDATLLDRLRVFLKDNATLTARLVPGKETEGAKFSDYFEHDEPLKSAPSHRALAIFRGRNEGVLSVALKVGDELPGTAHPCETMIGERFGVSNQGRAADKWLAEVVRWTWKVKLYTHLETDLLGELREGADAEAINVFARNLHDLLLAAPAGPRATLGLDPGLRTGVKVAVVDATGKLLDTATVYPHAPKNQWDQTIAVLAALCAKHKVELIAIGNGTASRETDKLAIELIKKYPALKCTKVMVSEAGASVYSASELAAKEFPDLDVSLRGAVSIARRLQDPLAELVKIEPKSIGVGQYQHDVSQLQLARSLDAVVEDCVNAVGVDVNTASAALLARISGLNSTLAQNIVSHRDANGAFKTRDELKKVSRLGEKTFEQAAGFLRVMNGDNPLDASAVHPETYPLVQRIAADTGRDIRSLIGDSGFLKRLDPKKFTDEQFGLPTVTDILKELDKPGRDPRPEFKTAEFQDGVESLKDLTPGMVLEGVVTNVTNFGAFVDIGVHQDGLVHISALSEKFVKDPYEVVKAGDIVKVKVMEVDIPRNRVGLSMRMSDTPGEKVDGPRGSGRPQGGQRNERSAPRQQEKAPANNAMASLFANAKQLKKK, from the coding sequence ATGGACAGCATCAACACCCGTATCGCCGAAGAGCTTTCCGCACTGCCCTCCGGCCGCGTTCAACCGCAGCAAGTCGCCGCTGCCGTCGCCCTGCTCGATGAAGGCTCCACCGTCCCCTTCATCGCCCGCTACCGGAAAGAAGTCACCGGCAGCCTCGACGACACCCAGCTGCGTATGCTGGAAGAGCGCCTGCGCTACCTGCGCGAGCTGGAAGAGCGCCGCGGCGCGATCCTCGCCAGCATCGAGGAACAGGGCAAGCTGACCCCGGAGCTGACTCGCGAGATCAAGCTGGCCGACACCAAGACCCGCCTCGAAGACCTCTACCTGCCGTACAAGCAGAAGCGCCGCACCAAGGGCCAGATCGCCCTGGAAGCCGGCCTCGGCGAGCTGGCCGACGCGCTGTTCAACGACCCGACGCTCACCCCGGAAGCCGAAGCCGCACGCTTTGTCGATGCCGAGAAGGGCTTCGCCGACACCAAGGCCGTGCTCGAAGGCGCCAAGTACATCCTCATGGAGCGCTTTGCCGAGGACGCCACCCTGCTCGACCGCCTGCGCGTGTTCCTCAAGGACAACGCCACCCTGACCGCGCGCCTCGTGCCCGGCAAGGAAACCGAAGGTGCCAAGTTCAGCGACTACTTCGAGCACGACGAGCCCCTCAAGAGCGCCCCGTCGCACCGCGCGCTGGCGATTTTCCGCGGCCGCAACGAAGGCGTGCTGAGCGTCGCCCTGAAGGTCGGCGACGAGCTGCCGGGCACTGCGCACCCGTGCGAAACCATGATCGGCGAGCGCTTCGGCGTGAGTAACCAGGGCCGCGCCGCGGACAAGTGGCTGGCCGAGGTGGTGCGCTGGACCTGGAAGGTCAAGCTCTACACCCACCTGGAAACCGACCTGCTCGGTGAGCTGCGCGAAGGCGCCGACGCCGAGGCGATCAACGTCTTCGCCCGCAACCTGCACGACCTGCTGCTCGCCGCTCCGGCCGGCCCGCGCGCCACCCTGGGCCTGGACCCAGGCCTGCGCACCGGCGTGAAGGTCGCCGTGGTCGATGCCACCGGCAAGCTGCTGGACACCGCCACCGTCTACCCGCACGCGCCGAAGAACCAGTGGGACCAGACCATCGCCGTGCTCGCCGCCCTGTGCGCCAAGCACAAGGTCGAGCTGATCGCCATCGGCAACGGCACCGCCAGCCGCGAGACCGACAAGCTGGCCATCGAGCTGATCAAGAAGTACCCGGCGCTCAAGTGCACCAAGGTCATGGTCAGCGAGGCCGGCGCCTCGGTGTACTCCGCTTCGGAACTGGCCGCCAAGGAATTCCCGGACCTCGACGTGTCGCTGCGCGGCGCCGTCTCCATTGCCCGCCGCCTGCAGGATCCGCTGGCCGAGCTGGTGAAGATCGAGCCCAAGTCCATCGGCGTCGGCCAGTACCAGCACGACGTGTCGCAGCTGCAACTGGCGCGTAGCCTGGATGCGGTGGTGGAAGACTGCGTGAACGCCGTGGGCGTGGACGTGAACACCGCTTCCGCCGCCCTGCTGGCGCGCATCTCCGGCCTCAACAGCACCCTGGCGCAGAACATCGTCTCGCACCGCGACGCCAACGGCGCGTTCAAGACCCGCGACGAGCTGAAGAAAGTCAGCCGCCTGGGCGAGAAGACCTTCGAGCAGGCCGCCGGCTTCCTCCGCGTGATGAACGGCGACAACCCGCTGGACGCCTCGGCGGTGCACCCGGAGACCTACCCGCTGGTGCAGCGCATCGCCGCCGACACCGGCCGTGACATCCGCTCGCTGATCGGCGACTCCGGCTTCCTCAAGCGCCTCGACCCGAAGAAGTTCACCGACGAGCAGTTCGGCCTGCCGACCGTCACCGACATCCTCAAGGAACTCGACAAGCCTGGCCGCGACCCGCGTCCGGAGTTCAAGACCGCCGAGTTCCAGGACGGCGTGGAAAGCCTGAAGGACCTCACGCCCGGCATGGTGCTGGAAGGCGTGGTGACCAACGTCACCAACTTCGGCGCTTTCGTCGACATCGGCGTCCACCAGGACGGCCTGGTGCACATCTCGGCGCTGTCGGAGAAGTTCGTCAAGGACCCGTACGAAGTGGTCAAGGCTGGCGACATCGTCAAGGTGAAGGTCATGGAAGTGGACATCCCGCGCAACCGCGTCGGCCTGTCCATGCGCATGAGCGACACCCCCGGCGAGAAGGTCGATGGCCCGCGTGGCAGCGGTCGTCCGCAGGGCGGTCAGCGCAACGAGCGCAGCGCCCCGCGCCAGCAGGAGAAGGCCCCGGCAAACAACGCCATGGCCTCGCTGTTCGCCAACGCCAAGCAACTGAAGAAGAAGTAA
- a CDS encoding hotdog fold thioesterase, whose protein sequence is MISAFSENIGLEPVRIGDGEAEVSLRMAEHLRNRGNVMHGGAIFSLMDVTMGLACSSAHGFDRQSVTLECKINYIRAVAEGEVRCVAKVLHAGRRSLVVEAEVFQGDKLVAKGQGTFAQL, encoded by the coding sequence ATGATCAGCGCCTTCAGCGAAAACATCGGCCTGGAGCCGGTGCGCATCGGCGACGGCGAGGCGGAGGTGAGCCTGAGGATGGCCGAACACCTACGCAATCGCGGTAACGTGATGCATGGTGGGGCGATCTTCTCGCTGATGGACGTGACCATGGGCCTGGCCTGCTCCAGCGCCCATGGCTTCGACCGCCAGAGCGTGACCCTGGAGTGCAAGATCAACTACATCCGCGCCGTCGCCGAGGGCGAAGTGCGCTGCGTAGCCAAGGTCCTGCACGCCGGGCGTCGCTCGCTGGTGGTGGAAGCCGAAGTGTTCCAGGGCGACAAGCTGGTCGCCAAGGGACAAGGCACCTTCGCCCAGCTGTAA